Part of the Olsenella profusa DSM 13989 genome, CCCGCTTCTGCGACGAGTGTGGCTTCGACCCCGCCATCGTGCGTCAGACGATAGCGCGACTCGCCGCGGCGGGCGTTCACGTCGAGGTGACCACACTCATCGTACCGGGAAGGAGCGACACGCCCGCAGAGATCGCGACCATTGCGCAGTGGCTGCATGGGACCAGCGATGACATCGTCTACCACGTGACACGCTTCTTTCCCTGCTGGCACCTGCTGGACGTGCCACCCACACCTGTGGAGAAGGTATACGAGCTGGCTGATGTGGCACGTCGGTACGTCTCCCACGTGTGCGTGGGGAACTGCTAGGGACGATGCGCATCGATCCTGCCCCAGGCCATCGCGGTGCCGGGGTAGGCTGGCACCGCTGCGCCAACCGCTAGGCCACGAATCGCGCGGCGAACTCCCTGACCTGGCCCTCGGCAGAGTCGACGGCGCCGCTCCTGAGGTAGAGCGTCGTATCCTCCACGGTGATGCCCCTGGCCTCGAGCTCCTTGCGCATGAGGTCGAGCGCGTGCTTGGACAGCCACGAGGTGGAGAAGAGCACGGCCCTGCCCACCTTGCTGGCGTCGAGGGTGCCGAGGTAGGAGGACAGGTTCCTGTCAAGCCCGTAGGCGTAGAGCGCGCCACCCACAAAGAGCACATCGACGTGGTCGGCGAGTGCGGCGTCGGGCGCATCGGTGGAGATGGCCTCGACGCCGGCAGCGCGCGCGATGGTGTCGGCAACGGCCTTGGTCTTCCCGGATCGGGAGTAGTACCTGACGGCAACGGTCATGCTGATCCTCCTTCTCTCGCTTGCAACGCTCACGATTGTACCCGGCTGTCGGGTGTCTGTCCGTGCAACCGTGCTGGCACGGACTTTCCATGTGCATCCTTACAAAGGGGTAAGCTCCCCGTCACCCTATCCCATGGCTCGGAGTGGCCTCCTTCGCTACCATCTCCTGAGAGGAGGTCCCCCATGTCCACCATCCTGTTCGTCTGTCTTCCAGCGCTTGTGTTCTCCGTGCTCTTCGTCCGGTCGTACGCCCGCGAGCCGCGGCAGTTCCGAAATGCGCTCTACCTGCTTGCGGCTGTCATCTGCCTGCTCGGTGCGGGCATCGTGCTGCTCAGGAACCAGACCTGGCTCCTCCTCGTCATCTTTCTGCTCATCTTCCTCTTTCCCCTGGTCGCAGTCGTCCTCCTGACGATCAACGGCGTCACCGTGGTGAGGAGGGAGGGCCGCTCCGTGACGAACGCCCTGCCGTTCATGCTGGCCGCGTTCATCCTGGTGCTCTATGTCTCCTTTCCCATCCTGAGCGGTCTGGGCGAGCCAGGGTGGCTCGTGACCCTCGGCGAGCTCTTCGTGTTCGAGGGCCTGTGGTTCTCGTTCACCCTGGTCGCACTGTTTCTCTACTCGTGGCTGTACCGACGCCTGCCCAAGAGGCGCCTCTATGACTACATCGTCATCCATGGCGCGGGACTCGTGGGCGACAGGCCCAGCCCGCTTCTGGCCGGGCGCATCGACAAGGCCATCGAGCTCTGGCACGATCAGGGAGGGCATGGGGTCATCGTCGTCTCGGGCGGGCAGGGGCCGGACGAGGTGGTCTCGGAGGCCCAGGCCATGCACGGCTACCTCGTGCGCCATGGGGTTCCCGAGACGGCCATCCTCGATGAGAATCGCTCGACGAACACGATGGAGAACCTGCGCCTCTCCAAGGAGCTGATGGACGGGCGCTCGTCGGGCCGCCCGTACCGCTGCGCCGTGGTCACGAGCGACTTCCACGTGTTCCGCTGCGTCGAGTACGCGCGCAGGCTGGGCATCGCCGCGGATGGCGTCGGCAGCAGGACGAGCAGGTGGTACTGGCCCGCGGCATTCATCCGTGAGTTCGTTGCCATCACGCGGGAGCACTACAGCCCCTATGTCGTCATCGCCTGCCTGTGGGCTCTTGTCACGCTCATGCGCCTGCTGTAGCGGCTTGCAAATCGCTCAGAGCCCAAGTGCCGCGTCCAGGCGTACCTTGAGGAGCTCGTAGCGTAGGCGCTTCTCGTCCTGGGAGAAGTGGGCCTTGCGCGACTGCTCGGGGTTGTCCGCGTAATCGAGCACTTGGTCTGCGAACTGCTCGCTCGTGAGGTCGAACGTGCGGCCGCGCACCACATTGTAGCAGTGGAAGTTGCCGTCTGCGAGCGGCACGCCATGCACCCTCCCGCCAAAGATGTCCTGGGCAAGGAAGGCTGTGATGGAGCACTGGCCGAGCGTCCGATTTCTGGGCGACCACCGGTCGCGCATCCTGGGCGCGCAGGTCTCCGCGCACCAGACGCCGTCGAGCAGGTCGTAAAGCTCCCGTGGGGTGCGGATGGACGCATAGCGCAGGTTGGTGGGCGCCACGTCCGCCTGCTCCCAGCCAAAGAAGTGGTAGCGCATGAGTCGCATGGGGGGCTCCCATCTGCCGTGCGGCCAAGGTGAGACGAGCTGGTGACATGCTACATGAGTGCGCAGCCGTCGGCCTCGTCAGGTCCATGGCCTGGTTGTTTGGGCCTCCCGACATTCGGCCAGCCATGCGACGTCGCATTTGTGGTGGGCAGCGGCAACATCTTCTTCGATGTCGCGTGTCAGGCGTACCTTCCCGACATCGTCCAGGAGGACAGGCTCGTACAGTCGAACGGCGCCTCGCAAACCGCAAATGGGATGGCGACGTTCGGAGCGTCTAACACTGGGGGAACGTGGGTATGGAGGGTAGGGAGCTCGTTTATCTCAGGTCTTTGGAACTTCGTGATGGAGGCGCCTCATGTCCGTCGACCTTGGTCGCATCGTGGGTCTCGTGGTGTGTGTGTCGGTCGGTGCGTATCTCCTCTGGGTCTCCCTCAAGCTCGTCAGGACGGGGGACGTCAGCCTGATACACGACTACAACTACGGCAACGTTCCCACGAGCAAGCGCCCCGAGTTTGCGAGACAGGCCGGTCGGCGCATGCTGCCTATGAGCATGACCTGCCTGTTCATGCCGCTCGTCCTCTGGCTCCCCATGGAGTGGCTTAGCGTCGTCGCCGTTGCGGTTGTCGTGGCCATGCTGGTCGAGGGCATCCTCCTGTGTCGCGTGGTCATGCGGTACAGCGGCTCGCTCTTCAGTTAGGGCGTGGCACGTCGAACGCACCTACGGAGAACGGTGCGTTCGACGTGTAGAATCACACCAGTCCGGTGTGAACCTGTCCCCTCACAAGAGGACAATCCGAGAAGGGGAAGAGCATGGGCACTGACAGGGATGCCCGTACCGAGCTCGAGCGGCTTGAGGCGGGGGACATCTACCACTACGACGCGCCCGAGATTGCCGCGCGGAAGGATCGCGCAAGCGCGGCCTGCGCGAGACTCAACGCCTGTGACCCCCTTGACGCCGAGGCCAGGGACGTCGCCGCGCGCGACCTCCTCGGCCCCTGCGGCGTCGGACTCGACGTGCAGCCCGGCTTCCAGTGCGACGTGGGCACCAACATCAGCTGCGGTGACCGCTGCACCTTCAACTTCAACGTGACGATCCTCGATGGGGCACCCGTGACCTTTGGCGACAACTGCATGGTGGGACCTGGCTGCCTCATCTCCACGACGGGGCATCCGCTCTCGGCGGCGGGCCGTCGCGACCGCGAGGCCTATTCCAAGCCCGTGCATGTGGGCAGCGACGTCTGGCTTGGCGGGAACGTCTCGGTGATGCCCGGCGTTACGATTGGCGACAACGTGGTGGTGGGGGCGGGTGCCGTGGTCACCCACGACATCCCCTCCAACTCCCTGGCGCTGGGTGTGCCGGCGCGCGTCGTGCGCACGCTGGAGGAGTAGGCCTCCGTCTGCGCCGCCGGCGGCGCAGACGGAGGCCTTCGACCCCGCTATCAAGGCCCTCGAGCCGGGCATCGTGATCGACTGGCTGTCTCGCTTGTCGGAGTCATCTCCTCGTGCGGTGGACCCTCTTCGTTCAGGATACCCAACCCTGTGCCGCGCGGGACGTGCGGCATCAAGGATCACTCATCATGCGGGTGGTTAGGACTCTTGAAGGAGCGAAACGGTCCCAAGTGCGCGCTGGGGCGCGTGCTCGTGGTGTGTCGGCAGCGTCCATTGCCAGCAAACAGCCAGGATTTTTGTCCGTAAGGGAGTCGAAGTGGCTCCGATTGACCGCGCAAGCCCCTTTGAGCCCCGATGTCAGCACGCACTTGGGGCCGTTTCGCTCCCATGCCGCCATGCGACGTCTATGACAGCGCCTCCCTCGCGAGGGTGATGGCACCCGTGATGGCACCCGTGACCACCCCCAGGGCGAGGGCGGCGGCATCAAGTGGTCCGAGGCCATGTCGCGCGGGCCCGGCCTTGGGCTCCCGCCCGCCCTCGCTGGCGAACATCCAGGGCGCATGCCTGAGGAAGTGGTAGTAGCTTCCCCGCGCCACCCTGCTCGCGATGCGCACGGCCACGCCTCCCAGGCGCGCGACCACGGCCAGCCCGAGCATGGAGATTCCCTGGTCGCGCCCGTGGCGTCGCCACTCGTCGATGGCGTGCCCAAGGGTGTAGAAGGCGTCGGCACAGACGAAGAACTCCATCTCGAGGCCCCACGGCGAGAGGTGCTTGGGCTGGAACGTGGCGTTCATCATGTCGAACGATTCCCAGTCGCGCTCGTCGCGCACGAGCATGCGACCCTCCCGCTGGTACTGGTCGTAGGTCGCCGTGCCGGGGAACGGGGTGAGGATGGCAGGCTGCAGCTTGCTCGCGCCGATCTCCCTCGCGAACTCCACCGAGCGCATGATGTCCTTGTGCGTGTCGGTGTCGATGCCCAGCACGATGCTCGCGATGAGTTGGATGCCGTGGTCGCGGCAGGCGGCGCCGGCCCGCCTGATGTCTTCGACGCTCTGGTGCTTGTCGACCTCGTCGAGGGAGGCCTGGTTGAGCGACTCGATGCCGATGAGCACCCAGTTGAGGTTCGCGGCCGCGAGCAGGTCGAGCAGCTCCGGGTCTTTGGCCATGTCGGTGCGCCCGAAGAAGAACGTCTCCCTGAACTGCAGGTGCTCCGCGACGATGCGTCGGCAGATCTCCTTGGCGCGCCCCTTGTCGGCCGTGAAGTTGTCGTCCTCGAAGTTCATGTACTCGAAGCCCATGGCCTTGTAGTGCCTGATCTCGGCTATCACGGAATCCACGCTGCGCTTGCGGTAGGGGTGGAACATCCGCGTGGTGGTGCAGAAGGCACAGCGGAAGGGGCAGCCGCGCGAGGTCATGACGTCGGCCGCGTCGCAGGGGGTCTTGAGCACCGAGTAGTCCGGCCAGGGAACCGCATCGAGGTCGAGCACGGGCGCGCATTCGACGACGGGCTCGGTGCGGCGGCCCTCGACGACGTCGAGAATCGTATGCTCCCCTCGCCGACGAGCACCTGGTCGGCGTGTGCGAGCGCCTCCTCGGGCAGGGCCGAGGCGTGCAGGCCTCCGATGAGGACGCGGGCGTGGCCCTGTGCATGGAAGCGGTCGGCGATGTCATAGGCGCGGGGCGCATTGGATGTCATCGTGTAGAGGCAGGCCACGTCCGCCCACCCGTACAGCCGCTCGTAGTCGACCGTGCCACGCAGCTCCTCGTAGACTTCCACCTCATGGCCCGCCCGACGGACGATGCCGGCGAGGATGAGCGGGCCGGTGATGGCATCGCGTGTGCCGTAGAGGGACGACCCCCACCGGTAGACGGGCGATCTTCTCAGCGTCGACGCCGGGGTGATGAAGACGACCCTCATGAGACGCGCCTCCCCGTCGCACCTCTCTCGGGTGGCAGGTACCCTCTGGGCCAGAAGCGCCACCCATGGACTTTGCTCGATTCCATTCCCACTTTCCCTGGGCCCCATACGCGAAATGCGTGAACAGCACGCATTTTTTGCGAGTGGAAAGTTCCTGGTAGAAAGGGTGGTGACATGATGGTGAACGGCGAGGAGGGGTTGTGCGGACGCGCGAAGCCCGTCACACGGGTCGACTCTAAAGGACATATATGTATGTTATGGTCGGTTATGGTTGGGCATGGCGGAGTATAAGCCATGCCGCTTTAGGGCCGGTACCGCTTTTCCGTACCTTGCTGCTAGGCTGCGAGGCCCAAGCTCTGCCTGTATTGTAGGGGGCTCATCGAGCCCAGCGAGCGCTTGATCCTCGTCTTGTTGTAACGCTCTATATAGGCGTCTATCCTCTCCTTGAGCTCATCCAACGTGACGCCCGCCCAGTCCCTGCCATAGAGCATCTCGACCTTCATGGTGCCGAAAAAGCCCTCCATGCGGGAGTTGTCAGGGCTGCACCCCTTGCGCGACATGGAGCGCATGATGCCGGCCTTCTCGCAGATGGAGATCCACTCGGGCCAGCGGTAGTGGCAGCCGCAGTCCGAATGGATCACGAGATGGCGGCGCTCCTCGTCTGTCGTAGTGGCCAAAGCCGCCTTGAGCATGGAGTTGGCCATCTCGGCGTTGGGCGAGGTCGAGGTCGTCCAGCTTACGATGGCGCCGTCGAAGCAGTCCAAAACCGGGCTCAGATAGAGCTTGCCGGCCGGTATCGAGAGCTGCGTGACGTCGGTGAGCCATAGGAAGTTGGGAAGTCCGGCTTCGAAGTCCTGGCAGACCTTGTTGCCGGGGTGTTCCGAGACCTCGCCCTTGTAGGAGCTGTAGGCCTTCCCGGGCTTTGCCTTGCCGTGCGCCTCGAGCTTCTCCTCAGCCATTATTCGCCCTATCCTGCGCTCGCCGATGACATGTCCTCGTGCCTCGAGCTCGTCGTGGATGCGGCGCCTTCCGTAGGCGCCGTCGTTGGCGTTGAAGACGGCGCAGACCAGCTCCCGCGCCCCGGCGTCCCTGTCCCCGGCGGCGATGGCCGAGAGTTGGTACTGGTGGCTCGATCGGGCCATGTCGAGCGCCGAGAGAAGCTCGCACAGCCTCCATTTGGGGCGCAGCGACTCAATCAGCAGAGTCTTCTCCCTGTTCGTGAGCTCGTTTGCCGGGTCGGCGCCCGTCCCTTTTCCCAGGATCTCGAGGGCGCCCTCCAGGATGTCGCGCTTGAGCTCGAGTTGGCGCAGCTCTTTCTCGAGTTCGGCCTTCCTGGCCTCGAGGGCATCTATTTCTGTCTGCGTGACGGGAGCCGCTCTGGCGGCTCCGGCGTCGGACGCGCCATTTGAGACGGCGTTGCTTGTGTCGGGCATCGGGGGCTCCTTCTCAGGCAATAGCTCTCGCTTCCACTTGTAGAGGGTACAACGCGTGGAGCCGACCTCGTCGGCGATCTGTTGCGCGCTTCCGGCTCGTCTGACAAGCGCTGTCACGGCTTTCTGCTTCTCTTCGAGAGTGAACGTCCTGGGCTCGGCTGTCCGCCTCTCGCCAGGTGCCAGCTCGTCTATCCACTCTCTGAGCTTTTGCGTACTTCCGGGGTATCCCAGCTCGCGTCTCGTATAGGCGTTGCAGCGGCCGTGCTCCAGATAGTGGTTGACGGCGGCCCGCCTTTGCCCTTCTGAGTAGCGTTCTAGGTTGCGCCCCCTGAGCGCGCCTCCGTTGTCCTGCCATTCCCGATACCATCCTACAAGCTGTGCCCGGCTTGGATATCCCAACTCGCGTATCGTAGCCGTGGCTTTAAAACCATACTTGATATAGAGCTCGACCGCTCTTGTCCTCTGCTCAAGGGAGTACACGCCATCCTCCAAACATCATCGTTTGGTACGGATTTCCGGTACCGGCCCCTTTTTGACAGTTTAATGTTCTGAGACACCACGGGAGGAGCCCACATGCGCGTGGCCGTTTTTGTCGATGGGGCAAACTACACCTACATGCAGAGGAATCTTGGGTGGTATGTCGACACCAGGAAGCTCTTGGACTACTGTGCGCGCTTTGGGACCATAGATGACGCCTACTACTACACGGGGACGGACGCCTCCTCAGACTCGCAGCAGGGGTATCTGACGGCCCTGACACATATGGGATATGCGCTGGTAACCAAGCCGGTCAAGGTGATCTATGACTCCGAGACCGACAGCTCGATACGAAAGGCCAACCTCGACGTCGAGATCGTGCTCGACATGTTCACCACGATTGACACATATGACATGGCCGTTCTGGTGAGCGGCGACGGCGACTTCAAGAGGGCGCTGGAACTCCTGAGAGCCCGCGGGAAGAAGTTCAAGGTCATAGCCACAGATGGTCTTGTTGCCCGAGAGATTCGCGGCATCTGCGGCATGCACTACGTCAAGCTCGAGGACATCAGGGACGAGGTCGAGAAGGTCGAGAGGGGCTAGCTGCCCCCATGCGAGTATGGGTGGGTTCATGTGGCCTCCCTTTATCCCATGGCCCTGTCGGTGACGGTTCCCGGCGGCCTCCATACCTGGGCCGCCGCACGCTTCGTCGATGCGGCCAGGTGTTCTGCCTCCGTCGTGTTCCTGAGGAGCGTGACGTCTGGCGGAAACAGGACAACCTCATCGAGATCGAGGCCGAGGGCGATGACGAGAGGGGGACGTCGTGGGGATCCTGGCAGACATCGCTCAGGAGAGGAAGGGCCAGACATGACCGCGCTACTTCGAATCGTCGGTACGGTACGCCTGTAGAGTTGGAATCCCCCTGCGCTGGAGCTTCACAAGCACGTCTGGGTTCTGGGTGTCCGTGATGATGCCGGTGAAGTCATTGAGCGAGGCAAAGCGATAGAGTCCCTGGCGTCCGAACTTCTCCTCGTCAGCCAGAAGGAACTTGAACGATGCGTTC contains:
- a CDS encoding flavodoxin family protein, which codes for MTVAVRYYSRSGKTKAVADTIARAAGVEAISTDAPDAALADHVDVLFVGGALYAYGLDRNLSSYLGTLDASKVGRAVLFSTSWLSKHALDLMRKELEARGITVEDTTLYLRSGAVDSAEGQVREFAARFVA
- a CDS encoding YdcF family protein, which translates into the protein MSTILFVCLPALVFSVLFVRSYAREPRQFRNALYLLAAVICLLGAGIVLLRNQTWLLLVIFLLIFLFPLVAVVLLTINGVTVVRREGRSVTNALPFMLAAFILVLYVSFPILSGLGEPGWLVTLGELFVFEGLWFSFTLVALFLYSWLYRRLPKRRLYDYIVIHGAGLVGDRPSPLLAGRIDKAIELWHDQGGHGVIVVSGGQGPDEVVSEAQAMHGYLVRHGVPETAILDENRSTNTMENLRLSKELMDGRSSGRPYRCAVVTSDFHVFRCVEYARRLGIAADGVGSRTSRWYWPAAFIREFVAITREHYSPYVVIACLWALVTLMRLL
- a CDS encoding YunG family protein, with the translated sequence MRLMRYHFFGWEQADVAPTNLRYASIRTPRELYDLLDGVWCAETCAPRMRDRWSPRNRTLGQCSITAFLAQDIFGGRVHGVPLADGNFHCYNVVRGRTFDLTSEQFADQVLDYADNPEQSRKAHFSQDEKRLRYELLKVRLDAALGL
- a CDS encoding sugar O-acetyltransferase yields the protein MGTDRDARTELERLEAGDIYHYDAPEIAARKDRASAACARLNACDPLDAEARDVAARDLLGPCGVGLDVQPGFQCDVGTNISCGDRCTFNFNVTILDGAPVTFGDNCMVGPGCLISTTGHPLSAAGRRDREAYSKPVHVGSDVWLGGNVSVMPGVTIGDNVVVGAGAVVTHDIPSNSLALGVPARVVRTLEE
- a CDS encoding B12-binding domain-containing radical SAM protein, which translates into the protein MLDLDAVPWPDYSVLKTPCDAADVMTSRGCPFRCAFCTTTRMFHPYRKRSVDSVIAEIRHYKAMGFEYMNFEDDNFTADKGRAKEICRRIVAEHLQFRETFFFGRTDMAKDPELLDLLAAANLNWVLIGIESLNQASLDEVDKHQSVEDIRRAGAACRDHGIQLIASIVLGIDTDTHKDIMRSVEFAREIGASKLQPAILTPFPGTATYDQYQREGRMLVRDERDWESFDMMNATFQPKHLSPWGLEMEFFVCADAFYTLGHAIDEWRRHGRDQGISMLGLAVVARLGGVAVRIASRVARGSYYHFLRHAPWMFASEGGREPKAGPARHGLGPLDAAALALGVVTGAITGAITLAREALS
- a CDS encoding cobalamin-dependent protein (Presence of a B(12) (cobalamin)-binding domain implies dependence on cobalamin itself, in one of its several forms, or in some unusual lineages, dependence on a cobalamin-like analog.), whose product is MRVVFITPASTLRRSPVYRWGSSLYGTRDAITGPLILAGIVRRAGHEVEVYEELRGTVDYERLYGWADVACLYTMTSNAPRAYDIADRFHAQGHARVLIGGLHASALPEEALAHADQVLVGEGSIRFSTSSRAAAPSPSSNARPCSTSMRFPGRTTRCSRPPATRPTS
- a CDS encoding IS3 family transposase, whose product is MEDGVYSLEQRTRAVELYIKYGFKATATIRELGYPSRAQLVGWYREWQDNGGALRGRNLERYSEGQRRAAVNHYLEHGRCNAYTRRELGYPGSTQKLREWIDELAPGERRTAEPRTFTLEEKQKAVTALVRRAGSAQQIADEVGSTRCTLYKWKRELLPEKEPPMPDTSNAVSNGASDAGAARAAPVTQTEIDALEARKAELEKELRQLELKRDILEGALEILGKGTGADPANELTNREKTLLIESLRPKWRLCELLSALDMARSSHQYQLSAIAAGDRDAGARELVCAVFNANDGAYGRRRIHDELEARGHVIGERRIGRIMAEEKLEAHGKAKPGKAYSSYKGEVSEHPGNKVCQDFEAGLPNFLWLTDVTQLSIPAGKLYLSPVLDCFDGAIVSWTTSTSPNAEMANSMLKAALATTTDEERRHLVIHSDCGCHYRWPEWISICEKAGIMRSMSRKGCSPDNSRMEGFFGTMKVEMLYGRDWAGVTLDELKERIDAYIERYNKTRIKRSLGSMSPLQYRQSLGLAA
- a CDS encoding LabA-like NYN domain-containing protein → MRVAVFVDGANYTYMQRNLGWYVDTRKLLDYCARFGTIDDAYYYTGTDASSDSQQGYLTALTHMGYALVTKPVKVIYDSETDSSIRKANLDVEIVLDMFTTIDTYDMAVLVSGDGDFKRALELLRARGKKFKVIATDGLVAREIRGICGMHYVKLEDIRDEVEKVERG